In the Gossypium arboreum isolate Shixiya-1 chromosome 10, ASM2569848v2, whole genome shotgun sequence genome, one interval contains:
- the LOC108452712 gene encoding gibberellin 2-beta-dioxygenase 8-like has protein sequence MDSDPPFHETYKTLFAATKPLNNDWLAAVAAVEELELPSIDLTRLSLEWPEKERCKNDIARAANEWGFFQVVNHGISRDVLEKMREEQVKVFKQPFQHKCREDKFMNVSAGSYRWGTPTATCLRQLSWSEAFHIPMTDISSLGDTSTFSSSSLHQFATKVASLAQKLAEILAEKSGKKSTFFQENTLPSTCYLRLNRYPPCPIPLFGLMPHTDSDFLTVLYQDQVGGLQLVKDGKWVAVKPNPEALFINIGDLFQAWSNDCYKSIQHCAVTNPTKERCSVAYFLCPSYDTVIESCSSNKPSVYRSFSFKEYRQQVHEDVQNYGYKIGLPRFLV, from the exons ATGGATTCGGACCCACCATTCCATGAAACCTACAAGACCCTTTTTGCCGCCACTAAGCCTTTAAACAACGACTGGCTCGCGGCGGTGGCGGCGGTGGAGGAACTTGAGCTTCCTTCGATTGATCTGACCCGATTAAGCCTCGAGTGGCCGGAGAAGGAGAGGTGTAAGAATGATATAGCTAGGGCTGCTAATGAGTGGGGTTTTTTTCAAGTGGTGAACCATGGGATTTCGAGGGATGTATTGGAGAAGATGAGAGAAGAGCAAGTCAAAGTGTTTAAGCAACCGTTTCAACATAAGTGTAGGGAAGACAAGTTCATGAATGTGTCGGCCGGTAGTTACAGGTGGGGAACGCCGACGGCTACTTGTTTAAGGCAACTGTCATGGTCTGAAGCTTTTCATATCCCCATGACCGATATCTCTAGCCTTGGTGATACTTCTACTTTTAG TTCATCATCCCTACACCAGTTCGCTACAAAAGTTGCCAGTCTTGCTCAAAAACTAGCCGAAATTTTAGCAGAGAAATCAGGTAAAAAATCCACGTTCTTCCAAGAAAATACATTACCGAGCACTTGTTATCTCCGGTTGAACAGATACCCACCATGTCCGATCCCTTTGTTCGGTCTAATGCCACACACAGACAGTGATTTCCTCACTGTACTGTACCAAGACCAAGTTGGAGGGTTACAATTAGTGAAAGATGGGAAATGGGTTGCAGTTAAACCAAACCCTGAAGCTTTGTTTATAAACATTGGAGATTTATTTCAAGCATGGAGCAATGATTGTTATAAAAGTATACAACATTGTGCGGTTACTAATCCGACGAAAGAAAGGTGCTCGGTTGCTTATTTCCTTTGTCCATCGTATGACACCGTGATTGAGAGTTGTAGTAGCAATAAGCCTTCGGTTTATAGAAGCTTTAGCTTTAAGGAATATAGACAACAAGTACACGAAGATGTTCAAAATTATGGTTATAAAATAGGGCTTCCAAGGTTTcttgtataa
- the LOC108452531 gene encoding uncharacterized protein LOC108452531 isoform X2: MAMTENPKLDSVSSYDGGGSEERISTQKNSGSDHINGDNKPDSFVIDIESFSHGGSNIKETIPNSRITRSLSRKGSQRGDRDSFVSNSSSSSGGSPEKLMVVAEEFTDHLSNPQVHHQLISMTSGNSITAATESRSNFRRNSIKRSPLLDPKRILMFFATLSSMGTILLIYFTLTISRTNADENALD; encoded by the exons ATGGCCATGACGGAAAATCCAAAGTTG GATTCCGTATCTTCCTACGATGGTGGTGGGTCGGAAGAAAGGATATCCACACAAAAGAATTCGGGTTCGGATCATATCAATGGAGATAATAAACCCGATAGTTTTGTTATTGATATTGAAAGTTTCTCTCATGGAGGATCCAATATTAAAGAAACCATCCCAAATTCAAGAATCACA AGAAGCCTTTCTCGCAAAGGGTCTCAGAGAGGTGATAGAGATTCTTTTGTTTCCAACTCTTCTTCTTCATCAGGAG GGTCGCCGGAAAAGCTAATGGTGGTGGCGGAAGAGTTCACCGATCATTTAAGCAATCCACAAGTCCATCATCAGCTCATTAGTATGACATCTGGTAATAGTATCACAGCAGCAACTGAAAGTAGATCCAATTTCAGGAGAAATAGTATCAAGCGATCTCCTCTATTAGATCCCAAGAGGATTCTCATGTTCTTTGCCACCTT GTCGAGCATGGGTACAATTTTGCTGATATACTTCACATTGACAATTAGCCGAACAAATGCAGATGAGAATGCTTTAGATTAA
- the LOC108452531 gene encoding uncharacterized protein LOC108452531 isoform X1, which produces MAMTENPKLDSVSSYDGGGSEERISTQKNSGSDHINGDNKPDSFVIDIESFSHGGSNIKETIPNSRITRSLSRKGSQRGDRDSFVSNSSSSSGGSPEKLMVVAEEFTDHLSNPQVHHQLISMTSGNSITAATESRSNFRRNSIKRSPLLDPKRILMFFATLACVQDPQASFDHSLKTSSIQMSACLQVTSITLKTLAFHRQFPLSNSYNPIKSSIKGLYRQELINTNVCSSRGFLTRTIQSNHPYVCRPLVLFWPIKRTSIPSLGSSMGTILLIYFTLTISRTNADENALD; this is translated from the exons ATGGCCATGACGGAAAATCCAAAGTTG GATTCCGTATCTTCCTACGATGGTGGTGGGTCGGAAGAAAGGATATCCACACAAAAGAATTCGGGTTCGGATCATATCAATGGAGATAATAAACCCGATAGTTTTGTTATTGATATTGAAAGTTTCTCTCATGGAGGATCCAATATTAAAGAAACCATCCCAAATTCAAGAATCACA AGAAGCCTTTCTCGCAAAGGGTCTCAGAGAGGTGATAGAGATTCTTTTGTTTCCAACTCTTCTTCTTCATCAGGAG GGTCGCCGGAAAAGCTAATGGTGGTGGCGGAAGAGTTCACCGATCATTTAAGCAATCCACAAGTCCATCATCAGCTCATTAGTATGACATCTGGTAATAGTATCACAGCAGCAACTGAAAGTAGATCCAATTTCAGGAGAAATAGTATCAAGCGATCTCCTCTATTAGATCCCAAGAGGATTCTCATGTTCTTTGCCACCTT GGCTTGTGTGCAAGATCCCCAGGCCTCCTTTGATCACTCACTTAAGACCTCATCAATACAAATGTCTGCTTGTCTGCAAGTCACGTCCATTACACTGAAAACACTCGCTTTCCACCGCCAGTTTCCTTTGTCTAACTCGTACAATCCAATCAAATCATCCATAAAAGGACTTTACCGTCAAGAGCTGATCAATACAAATGTCTGCTCATCTAGGGGATTTCTAACTCGTACTATCCAGTCAAATCATCCATATGTGTGCAGACCCCTGGTTCTCTTTTGGCCTATAAAACGAACTTCCATCCCTTCTTTGGG GTCGAGCATGGGTACAATTTTGCTGATATACTTCACATTGACAATTAGCCGAACAAATGCAGATGAGAATGCTTTAGATTAA